Proteins from a genomic interval of Pseudomonadota bacterium:
- a CDS encoding YdeI/OmpD-associated family protein, whose translation MARTDNFARVPVASEAELWEWLAEHHGQETSVWLVTSKKGHDGYLSTSQVLDALIAHGWIDGIRRKHEDPARTMQLIAPRRMQAWAQSYKDRAAALGAAGRMHPAGEARIAASKAQGLWDFYADVDALIQPDDLNAALDAAPGARVFFEDCSASYRRNVLRWIKLAKTPATRAKRIAEASCTAASGERIPQM comes from the coding sequence CTCTGGGAATGGCTCGCCGAGCACCATGGGCAGGAGACGAGCGTCTGGCTCGTCACCTCGAAGAAAGGGCATGACGGGTACCTCTCAACATCCCAGGTGCTCGATGCGCTCATCGCCCATGGCTGGATCGACGGCATCCGGCGCAAGCACGAGGACCCGGCGCGCACCATGCAGCTCATCGCGCCGCGCCGCATGCAGGCCTGGGCGCAGAGCTACAAGGATCGCGCGGCAGCCCTCGGCGCGGCCGGCCGCATGCACCCGGCGGGCGAGGCCCGGATCGCGGCGTCAAAGGCGCAGGGCCTCTGGGATTTCTACGCCGACGTCGATGCCCTCATTCAGCCTGATGACCTGAACGCGGCGCTCGACGCCGCCCCCGGCGCGCGGGTCTTCTTCGAAGACTGCTCCGCCTCCTACCGCCGCAACGTGCTGCGCTGGATCAAGCTCGCCAAGACGCCGGCCACCCGCGCCAAGCGCATCGCCGAGGCGTCATGCACCGCCGCATCAGGGGAGCGCATCCCGCAGATGTGA